The Anaeromyxobacter diazotrophicus genome contains the following window.
CGGGCGACGTGGTCCAGGTGGACGCCGGTCACGCGCTCGACGAACCGCAGCCGCTCGGCGACGACGGCCGGGGTGTAGTTGTCCTCCCGGTCGCACGGGACGGAGGGCAGCGTCTCGCGCGGCTGCGCGACGCGATCGCGTGCCTTCACGACCAGCGCGCCGAGCCCCTCGACCTCGAGGCCGACCTCGATTTCGAGCGGGCCCTCCGGCGCGCGCCGGCCGGGCGAGCGGACGCGCGCCACGCGGCGCAGCGGGAAGTCCTCGGGGGTCCGCGGCGTGACCTCGGTCGCCGGGCGCCAGCGTCCGTCCCCGAGCTCGAGCTGGAGGTCGTCGGGGCCGAGCGCGACCTCGCCCACCTTCGCGCCCAGGACGCGCGTGATCCGCACGTCCTTCAGGCGGTTCGCGAGCTCGAAGTGCAGCCCGTCGGCGGCGTTGCGGAGCGAGCCGGCGGTGTAGAGCTGGCGCAGCAACATCTGTGGGATGAACATGGCGCGCTCCCGGGCAGGCGCGACCTGCACTTCGAGTGGAGCACGTCGCGCCGGGGCGTTCACGCGGCCTGGCGGGCCGTGCGCCGTCGCCGCTGGCTCGCGCCGTCGCCTCCCGGGTCACGCGCGGGGCGTCGCCGGGGGCGGGAGCTGTGCCGCCGGGGCGCGCCGGGCGCTCCTCGGCCGGAGCACCACCCCCAGCAGGAGCCCGCCGGCGAAGCCGCCGAGGTGGGCGGCGTTGTCCACGAAGGGGACCATGAGACCGAGGCCCAGGTTGAGGCCCGCCACGGTGAGGATCTCGCGCATCATGGCGCGCCGGGACGACGGATCGAGCCGCCTGCGCTCGCGCACCGCGAACCCGAGCAGCACGCCGAGCAGCGCGAACAGGCCGGCCGACGCGCCGAGCGACGGCTGGCGGACGAAGGCGGTGCTGGCGGCGAACCCGAGCGCGCCGCCCAGCAGGAACACCAGCAGGAAGCGGACGCGCCCGTACAGCCGCTCGACGGTGGGGCCGATGGCGTAGAGCGCGTACGCGTTCACCCCCACGTGCAGGAGCCCGCCGTGCAGGAAGCTCGCCGTGAAGAGCCGCCACCACTCACCCGCCCGCACCCGCGCGTCCACCTTGGCGAAGCGCTGGACGAGCTCGGGGTGGACGAGCGAGGCGAGGAAGGCGGCGGCCAGCGCGGCCAGGAGCCCGCTCGTCGCGGGTGCCGCGCGCAGGCGGGCCAGGCGGGGCTCCGGGGGCGGCGGCGCTTCGGCGTCGGGGGGCACGACCTCAGCATAGCGGGGCGGCGGCGCCCGGTCGGGCCGGATCGGGCGCGGCCCCGGCGCCCGCGCTATGGCCCGGCGGATGGCCGCCGCCCGCAAGCGCGAGGTGCTCGAGCTCGAGGGGCGCGAGGTCGCCATCTCCAACCCGGACAAGCTGTACTTCCCGGCCGCCGGGATCACCAAGCTCGAGCTCGTCCGCTACTACCTCGCGGTGAAGGAGGGGGCGCTGCGCGGCGTGCGCGATCGGCCGATGGCGCTCAAGCGGTACGTGGACGGCGCGGAGGGCGAGGCCTTCTTCCAGAAGCGCGCCCCCGCGTCGCGCCCGCCTTGGGTGGACGTCGTCGAGCTGCGCTTCCCCTCGGGCCGCAGCGCCCAGGAGATCGTCGTGCGCGACGCCGCCCAGCTCGCGTGGGTGGTCAACCTCGGCTGCATCGACCTGCACCCGCACCCCGTCCGCGCCGGCGACCTCGACCACCCCGACGAGCTGCGCGTCGACCTCGACCCGGTGCCGGGCGTGCCGTGGAGCCAGGTGCGGGAGGTGGCCCTCCTCGCGCGCGAGGTGCTGGCCGAGCACGGCCTCACCGGCTGGCCCAAGACGAGCGGCTCGCGCGGCATGCACGTCTACGCCCGGCTCCTGCCGCGCTGGACCTACCAGGAGGTCCGGGCGGCGGCGCTCGCCCTGGCGCGCGAGGTGGAGCGGCGCGCGCCGGCGCTCGCCACCAGCAAGTGGTGGAAGGAGGAGCGGCACGGCGTCTTCCTCGACTACAACCAGAACGCGAAGGACCGGACCGTCGCCTCCGCGTACGCGGTGCGGCCAACCCCCGACGCGCGCGTCTCGACCCCGCTCTCCTGGGACGAGGTGCCGGGTTGCGACCCGGCGGCGTTCACCTTGCGCACGGTGCCGGCTCGGCTGGCGGAGCGCGGCGACCCCGGCGCGGGCATCGACGCGGCGCCGGGCTCGCTCGAGCCGCTCCTGGCGCTCGCGGCGCGGCAGCGCGCGGACGGGCAGGGCGACGCCCCGTGGCCGCCGCACTACGCCAAGGGGGAGGGGGAGCCGCCGCGCGCGCCGCCCTCGCGGCGGAAGATCCGCGACAGCTCGTAGGGGGGCGTCACCTCGAGCTGGTCGTAGCGGCAGCTCGCGGGCGCGCGGTCGGGCCGCCAACGCACGAACCGCGTGGCGTGCCGGAAGCGGTCGCCCTGCAGGTGGTCGTAGGCCACCTCGCAGGCGCGCTCGACGCGCAGCGGCTCCCACGACAGGTCCTTCCCGCGGTTCCAGCGGCTCGACGCGCCCGGCATGCGCGGCGCGCCGGCGTCCCCCGCCTCCGCCTCCGCCCAGTCGCGCCACGGGTGGCCCTGGAGCGCGCCCTCGCGCAGGGGCGCGAGCTCGGCGGCGAGCTCCCGGCGGCGCGCGGCGGTGAAGCTGCTGCAGATCCCGGCGTGGTGGAGCCGGCCCGCGTCGTCGTAGAGCCCGAGCAGGAGCGAGCCCACCTCCGTGCCCCGCCCGCCCTTGTGCCAGCGGAAGCCGCCCACCGCGCAGTCGGCGGTGCGGGCGTGCTTC
Protein-coding sequences here:
- a CDS encoding rhomboid family intramembrane serine protease: MPPDAEAPPPPEPRLARLRAAPATSGLLAALAAAFLASLVHPELVQRFAKVDARVRAGEWWRLFTASFLHGGLLHVGVNAYALYAIGPTVERLYGRVRFLLVFLLGGALGFAASTAFVRQPSLGASAGLFALLGVLLGFAVRERRRLDPSSRRAMMREILTVAGLNLGLGLMVPFVDNAAHLGGFAGGLLLGVVLRPRSARRAPAAQLPPPATPRA
- the ligD gene encoding non-homologous end-joining DNA ligase produces the protein MAAARKREVLELEGREVAISNPDKLYFPAAGITKLELVRYYLAVKEGALRGVRDRPMALKRYVDGAEGEAFFQKRAPASRPPWVDVVELRFPSGRSAQEIVVRDAAQLAWVVNLGCIDLHPHPVRAGDLDHPDELRVDLDPVPGVPWSQVREVALLAREVLAEHGLTGWPKTSGSRGMHVYARLLPRWTYQEVRAAALALAREVERRAPALATSKWWKEERHGVFLDYNQNAKDRTVASAYAVRPTPDARVSTPLSWDEVPGCDPAAFTLRTVPARLAERGDPGAGIDAAPGSLEPLLALAARQRADGQGDAPWPPHYAKGEGEPPRAPPSRRKIRDSS